A section of the Ruania halotolerans genome encodes:
- a CDS encoding stage II sporulation protein M, protein MPRFVPSAYGFGGAPVLVVTGRVAGSPAGGIGALIYGRLAGVDIDAFVAVNAARWDRLDQLVRARRRTGAEADELVQLYQLTATHLSQVRTSAPDPSVVTRLSGLLARARGVIAGAHEPAWSDVTRFVLISLPAAFYRARWLTLAATALFCIIGAVTGFRAAGDPEMLALAGTPNERQQYADELFEAYYSNYPAPDFAAQVWTNNAWIAAQCIAGGITGFFPIYVLVQNASSIGLAAAVMAEHDQLGLFFALILPHGLMELSAIFIAAGAGLRLFFAWAFAGPTTRSRRLAEEGRSVFTVAIGLVAVLGVSGLVEGFVTPSNLPTGVKITIGALVLAGYWLYTILLGRRAVREGEIGDVRAEHAEDTVAMAA, encoded by the coding sequence GTGCCGCGATTTGTTCCTTCGGCGTATGGATTCGGGGGCGCGCCGGTCCTGGTGGTGACCGGGCGCGTGGCCGGCTCACCGGCGGGCGGCATCGGAGCACTCATCTATGGCAGATTAGCTGGTGTGGACATCGATGCGTTCGTGGCGGTCAACGCCGCCCGGTGGGATCGCCTCGACCAATTGGTGCGTGCGCGACGCCGGACCGGGGCCGAGGCCGATGAGCTGGTGCAGCTCTATCAGCTCACCGCCACCCACCTTTCGCAGGTGCGCACCTCCGCGCCGGACCCATCCGTGGTAACCCGGCTCTCCGGTCTCCTCGCCCGCGCTCGCGGGGTGATCGCCGGAGCCCACGAGCCGGCCTGGAGCGACGTCACCCGGTTCGTGCTGATCTCGCTACCGGCAGCCTTCTACCGGGCCCGATGGCTCACCTTGGCCGCGACGGCGCTGTTCTGCATCATCGGAGCCGTCACCGGCTTCCGGGCAGCCGGTGATCCGGAGATGCTCGCTTTGGCAGGCACCCCGAATGAGCGCCAGCAATACGCGGATGAGCTGTTCGAGGCCTACTACTCGAATTACCCCGCCCCGGATTTCGCCGCCCAGGTCTGGACCAACAATGCCTGGATCGCCGCCCAGTGCATCGCCGGCGGAATCACCGGGTTCTTCCCGATCTACGTGCTGGTCCAGAACGCCTCCAGCATCGGCTTGGCCGCTGCGGTGATGGCCGAGCACGACCAACTCGGCCTGTTCTTCGCCCTGATCCTCCCGCATGGGCTGATGGAGTTGAGCGCCATCTTCATCGCCGCCGGCGCCGGGCTGCGCTTGTTCTTCGCCTGGGCATTCGCCGGGCCCACCACCCGGTCCAGACGGCTCGCCGAGGAGGGCCGCTCGGTGTTCACCGTGGCCATCGGACTGGTGGCAGTGCTCGGCGTGAGCGGACTCGTCGAGGGCTTCGTGACGCCCTCGAATCTGCCCACGGGGGTCAAGATCACGATTGGGGCGCTCGTCCTGGCCGGATACTGGCTCTACACGATTCTGCTCGGCCGCCGCGCAGTCCGTGAGGGCGAAATCGGCGACGTGAGGGCCGAGCACGCCGAGGACACCGTCGCGATGGCCGCCTGA
- a CDS encoding RDD family protein: MALEARPAMLLSRVGSGLIDLAVGAVGGLVILVPGLALATNQAQSAAVMITAFVTAMVIIPTTVETITRGLSAGKVATGIRIVREDGGPVRFRQAFVRALTAVLEVWLTFGAVAVITSLVNARGKRLGDLLAGTYAVRARGSEAALAPLLMPPDLASWAEHADIRRLPSGPALHARIFLGRTGSLRPEVRDQAARSLAAMIEPYVSPPPPWGTHPERFLAAVLVARRNQEYQAASRRRETEHEEAERMRRLPYGVADYS; the protein is encoded by the coding sequence GTGGCACTCGAGGCCCGCCCCGCGATGTTGCTGAGCCGGGTCGGATCCGGACTGATCGATCTGGCCGTCGGCGCGGTGGGTGGCCTGGTGATCCTGGTGCCTGGGCTCGCGTTGGCCACGAACCAGGCACAGTCGGCCGCCGTGATGATCACCGCATTCGTGACGGCGATGGTGATCATCCCCACGACGGTCGAGACGATCACCCGTGGCCTCTCCGCTGGGAAGGTGGCCACCGGGATCCGGATCGTGCGTGAGGACGGTGGGCCGGTCCGGTTCCGCCAGGCGTTCGTCCGCGCGTTGACGGCGGTGCTTGAGGTGTGGTTGACGTTCGGCGCCGTCGCCGTGATCACCTCGCTGGTCAATGCCCGCGGGAAGCGTCTGGGCGATCTCCTCGCCGGCACCTACGCGGTGCGCGCCCGTGGCAGCGAGGCGGCCCTCGCGCCGCTCTTGATGCCGCCGGACCTGGCGAGCTGGGCAGAGCATGCCGACATCCGCCGTCTGCCCTCCGGCCCGGCACTGCACGCACGAATCTTCCTGGGCCGAACTGGATCCCTGCGCCCCGAGGTCCGCGATCAGGCGGCACGCTCGCTCGCGGCAATGATCGAGCCGTACGTCTCCCCGCCACCCCCATGGGGCACGCACCCGGAGCGCTTTCTGGCTGCCGTCCTGGTCGCTCGACGGAACCAGGAGTACCAAGCGGCCTCCCGACGTCGGGAGACTGAGCACGAGGAGGCCGAGCGCATGCGCCGGCTCCCCTACGGAGTAGCCGACTACTCCTAG